The nucleotide sequence CCATTTCACTTGTTCGGGATGTGCATCGATACGGAATGGCGCTCCGATTGGAAATGGGAAAGGATTCAACCTCATATCGATTCCCTTGATGGCCGTCGTGTTCTAGATATCGGATGTGGCAATGGCTATCACTTGTGGCGAATGCGCGGCGAAGGCGCAGATTGGGTATTGGGCGTCGATCCGTCCCAGCTTTTTTGGTGCCAGTTCTTAGCCATCCAACATTTCATTCGTGATGGTCGTGTTCACCATCTTCCCATCGGTTTTGAGCATTTACCACGACATCTCGACAAAAAGGGATTCGATAGCGTTTTTTGCATGGGCGTGCTGTACCATCGAAAAGACCCAATCAACTTCATTGCCACACTACGCGACTTCCTGAGACCTGGTGGACAACTTATCTTGGAAACCCTCGTCGTTGAGGGCGATGCCAATACAGTGCTCGTGCCCACCGAACGCTATGCACGTATGAACAATGTTTGGAGTATTCCATCGCCGCAAGCGCTGTGTCACTGGTTAGCCAAACTCAGTTTTGATGACATCCAGGTGGTGGACATAACGCCCACGACAACCGAAGAACAACGTCGAACCGAGTGGATGACGTTCGAGTCACTCGCTGAGAGCTTGATGCCCGATGGCATGACCACCGTGGAAGGACATCCTGCACCGATACGCGCCACGATTTGCGCTCGGAAAAGGCGTTAATGGTGGGTCATTTTGTGCCAGTCCAAAAACTGTGATAGCGTTTTGAGTCGACAGGAGGTGATGACATGACCTACGGCGTTGGCTCTCGAATTCTGGCGCTTGCCATTATCCCAACCCTATTAGTCTCCTTGGCGTTGTCCGTCTATTTTGTCAGCCACAGGCAAGCCGACTTGACCCGGGTCGCAGAGCGTAACGTCGAGCGCGCCACGCAATATCTTGCCCTTGCAGCTTCACCATTTATGCAAACACAAAACCGAACCGCCATCCGACAACTGGTACAAATGACGCATGACATGTTTCAGGGCCAGTTGGATGTCATGGTATTTGACAAAAATCATCAAGCGTTGGCGCCATCGCTATTTCGTAAAAATTATGATGAACTCGTTTGGTCGAAAAAATCACTCCCTGACCACATCAGTGTGCAAAGTCTAGGTGATTCACTCATCGCCTACGCCCCCATCATCGATAGCACACAGCCAAATTCAAACAACGTTCTGGGTTATGTGTCAGTCAGATCAGATCTGACTGGGGAAAAAGTGATTTTGTACGAAACCATTCTGACAAGTTTTATCATTATTGCGGCCGTAATGATTTTGGGAAGCATATTCGCGTTGCAGCAGTCCCAACGCGTCACTCGACCGATCATTGAAATGGCAAAAGCCGTCGACAAAATCCGTAAAGGTGATTTTGACACGCGTGTTTATACCAATGCGACGGGTGAGCTTCTGATTCTCAATGAAGGCATCAATGCGATGGCCGAATCCTTAAAGCGCGCACAAGAAGACATGTTGAAAAACGTCGAGCAAACCACCGCCGACTTAAAACAAACCCTTGAACATCTAGAAATCAAAAATATTGAGCTAACCATGGCGCATCAGGAAGCGCAAAAGGCGAGTCGAATAAAATCTGAATTTCTTTCAAAAGTTTCTCATGAAATTCGTA is from Gammaproteobacteria bacterium and encodes:
- the cmoB gene encoding tRNA 5-methoxyuridine(34)/uridine 5-oxyacetic acid(34) synthase CmoB; the encoded protein is PFHLFGMCIDTEWRSDWKWERIQPHIDSLDGRRVLDIGCGNGYHLWRMRGEGADWVLGVDPSQLFWCQFLAIQHFIRDGRVHHLPIGFEHLPRHLDKKGFDSVFCMGVLYHRKDPINFIATLRDFLRPGGQLILETLVVEGDANTVLVPTERYARMNNVWSIPSPQALCHWLAKLSFDDIQVVDITPTTTEEQRRTEWMTFESLAESLMPDGMTTVEGHPAPIRATICARKRR